A part of Leifsonia xyli subsp. xyli str. CTCB07 genomic DNA contains:
- a CDS encoding MFS transporter has protein sequence MTPVQVRVLLGAIFASFVTFLDGAVITVTLPAIDREFGGGLPLQQWVVDAYLVTLGSLILIAGSLSDVLGRKRVLYMGLIGFGVTSLLCAFAPDGVFLVVSRALQGVAGALLVPSPLAIIVFRFDGQAQAKAIGRWTAWTGIAMIAGPVLGGVFVDTLSWRWVFVITVIPIAVTLILMPTLGETSRGTGVRVDALGAVLGSAGLAGTVFALIVQGSYGSGSPRVWVPFVVGVLALAGFFIAETRAKQPMLPLGLFAVHNFWVGNLATAFVYGALSFGPLMVTLYLQQTAGFSATAAGLVFIPSTVCMLLLSGYFGSLAGRYGPRFFMAAGPLLASTGFLWLLLRGDSVASGLNLLLGVLLFGVGLSMTVAPLTSAILGSVHPGQAGIGSAVNNAVARIAGLVAVAMAGIVIGQRLDTAGMQRAMIVTAGLLIVGGVVSAIGVRNHEPAAEPIQATTD, from the coding sequence ATGACACCGGTGCAGGTGCGGGTGCTTCTCGGCGCGATCTTCGCGAGTTTCGTGACTTTCCTCGACGGCGCGGTCATCACCGTGACGCTGCCCGCGATCGACCGGGAGTTCGGCGGCGGACTGCCTCTGCAGCAGTGGGTGGTGGACGCGTACCTCGTGACGCTGGGCTCCCTCATCCTCATCGCGGGCTCGCTCTCCGATGTGCTCGGCCGCAAGCGCGTGCTGTACATGGGCCTCATTGGATTCGGAGTCACCTCGCTGCTGTGCGCCTTCGCTCCGGACGGTGTCTTCCTGGTCGTCTCCCGGGCGTTGCAGGGCGTGGCGGGCGCGCTCCTCGTGCCGAGCCCGCTGGCGATCATCGTCTTCCGGTTCGACGGGCAGGCCCAGGCGAAGGCGATCGGGCGCTGGACGGCGTGGACGGGCATCGCCATGATCGCCGGTCCCGTCCTCGGCGGGGTGTTCGTGGACACTCTCTCCTGGCGGTGGGTGTTCGTGATCACTGTGATCCCGATCGCCGTGACGCTCATCCTGATGCCGACCCTCGGGGAGACTAGCCGGGGAACCGGGGTCCGGGTGGATGCGCTGGGTGCGGTTCTCGGCTCGGCCGGGCTGGCAGGGACCGTCTTCGCCCTCATCGTGCAGGGATCCTACGGCTCGGGGAGCCCGCGGGTGTGGGTTCCGTTCGTCGTCGGTGTGCTCGCGCTGGCCGGGTTCTTCATCGCCGAGACCCGGGCCAAGCAGCCGATGCTCCCGCTGGGACTGTTCGCGGTCCACAATTTCTGGGTGGGAAACCTGGCGACGGCCTTCGTGTACGGCGCTCTGTCGTTCGGGCCGCTGATGGTGACGCTGTATCTGCAGCAGACGGCCGGATTCTCGGCGACTGCGGCAGGCCTCGTCTTCATCCCCTCGACGGTGTGCATGCTGCTGCTCTCGGGATACTTCGGCAGCCTGGCGGGTCGGTACGGGCCGCGGTTCTTCATGGCTGCCGGGCCGCTGCTGGCCTCGACCGGTTTCCTGTGGCTCTTGCTGAGGGGAGACAGCGTCGCCTCTGGGCTGAACCTGCTGCTGGGCGTGCTGCTGTTCGGCGTCGGACTCTCGATGACGGTGGCGCCGCTCACGAGCGCCATCCTAGGCAGCGTCCACCCGGGGCAAGCGGGCATCGGCTCGGCGGTGAACAACGCGGTGGCGCGCATCGCGGGCCTGGTCGCGGTCGCGATGGCAGGGATCGTGATCGGACAGCGGCTAGACACCGCCGGGATGCAGCGTGCGATGATCGTGACCGCGGGACTCCTGATCGTGGGCGGCGTGGTGTCCGCAATCGGGGTTCGCAATCACGAGCCGGCGGCCGAGCCGATTCAGGCCACGACCGACTGA
- a CDS encoding UbiA family prenyltransferase, with protein MPARSAPLSLLLSSHPGPSLVVTVVATGLGLALGYPPGRLALLALAVLLGQLSIGWSNDWMDAAREREVARRDKPAARGDIPIPVVRTAAFAALALALATTALLGPGALLVHTIAIAGGWSYNAGLKRSAISFLPFAVSFGLLPAIAALGRAAPVWPASWVIAAGALLGVAAHLTNVLPDLADDARTGIRGFAHRIGPLVSGVIAFVCLIAATALIALGPGLPVPPLLIAGLALGLAAAVAGIVLLLRRSPTRLLMQLIMTCAVVDAGMLVLAGQSVVA; from the coding sequence ATGCCGGCCCGGAGCGCTCCCCTCTCGCTGCTCCTTTCCAGCCACCCCGGCCCCAGCCTCGTCGTCACCGTCGTCGCCACAGGGCTCGGACTCGCACTCGGCTACCCTCCCGGGCGGCTGGCGCTGCTCGCTCTCGCCGTCCTGCTCGGCCAGCTCTCGATCGGCTGGTCGAACGACTGGATGGATGCCGCCCGCGAACGCGAAGTCGCACGCCGCGACAAACCCGCCGCCCGCGGCGACATCCCCATTCCGGTCGTCCGCACGGCCGCGTTCGCCGCCCTGGCGCTCGCGCTCGCCACAACCGCCCTGCTCGGACCGGGCGCGCTCCTCGTCCACACCATCGCGATCGCGGGCGGCTGGAGCTACAACGCCGGACTCAAGCGCAGCGCCATTTCTTTCCTCCCGTTCGCAGTAAGCTTCGGGCTCCTCCCCGCCATCGCCGCACTCGGCCGGGCAGCGCCCGTGTGGCCCGCATCGTGGGTCATCGCAGCCGGCGCTCTGCTCGGGGTCGCCGCGCACCTCACGAACGTCCTCCCCGATCTGGCCGACGACGCCCGCACCGGCATCCGGGGCTTCGCCCACCGCATCGGCCCGCTCGTGAGCGGCGTCATCGCTTTCGTCTGCCTGATCGCCGCGACGGCGCTCATCGCTCTCGGCCCCGGCCTCCCTGTCCCTCCGCTTCTCATCGCCGGCTTGGCCCTCGGCCTCGCCGCCGCCGTCGCCGGCATCGTGCTGCTCCTCCGGCGCAGCCCCACCCGCCTGCTCATGCAGCTCATCATGACGTGCGCGGTCGTGGATGCCGGGATGCTGGTCCTCGCCGGTCAGTCGGTCGTGGCCTGA
- a CDS encoding YceI family protein translates to MTIEIPGYKVGTWTIDPAHSEVGFSIRHLMISKVKGIFEEFDATFVTAENPLESSVSAQVRVASVNTKNADRDAHLRTGDFFLAEEHPTIDFVSTGVRQEDGEFLVDGDLTIKGVTKPVTFEFDFGGFVHDLYGNDKAGATAKTTINREDFGLTYNAALEMGGMLLGDDVTITLEFQAVLQKG, encoded by the coding sequence ATGACCATCGAGATTCCGGGCTACAAGGTCGGCACCTGGACCATCGACCCTGCGCACAGCGAGGTCGGCTTCAGCATCCGTCACCTCATGATCAGCAAGGTGAAGGGCATCTTCGAAGAATTCGACGCCACCTTCGTCACAGCCGAGAATCCGCTCGAGTCGAGCGTCAGTGCCCAGGTCCGGGTCGCCAGCGTCAACACCAAGAACGCCGACCGCGACGCTCACCTCCGCACCGGCGACTTCTTCCTCGCCGAGGAGCATCCGACCATCGACTTCGTCTCCACCGGCGTGCGCCAGGAGGACGGCGAGTTCCTGGTCGATGGCGACCTGACCATCAAAGGTGTCACGAAACCGGTCACCTTCGAGTTCGACTTCGGCGGTTTCGTCCACGATCTGTACGGAAACGACAAAGCCGGAGCAACGGCCAAGACCACGATCAACCGCGAGGACTTCGGCCTCACCTACAACGCGGCGCTGGAGATGGGCGGCATGCTGCTCGGCGACGATGTGACGATCACGCTGGAATTCCAGGCGGTGCTGCAGAAGGGCTGA
- a CDS encoding DUF3097 domain-containing protein, with protein sequence MDDRYGTDVLAGDWRKAGRRPVPEAEAVRDLVVEEAASGFCGAITRLEAQTVELEDYFGKRRVFPLRGSFLIDGAPVRLVAPKRAAGGRARTASGSFPAGEAKARVARASRIFVEGRHDAELVERVWGDDLRVEGVVVEHLDGVDDLDAIVRDFAPGRSRRIGVLVDHLVPGSKESRIAEQVARGQHGEHVLIAGHPYIDIWQAVKPERMGLTAWPSVPRSIPWKQGICQTLGMPHATQADIARAWKRILGRVRTYADLEPDLLGPVERLIDFVTEPA encoded by the coding sequence ATGGACGACCGCTACGGAACCGATGTGCTCGCTGGCGACTGGCGGAAGGCCGGGCGCCGGCCCGTCCCCGAAGCGGAGGCTGTGCGCGACCTCGTCGTGGAGGAGGCCGCCAGCGGCTTCTGCGGTGCGATCACCCGGCTCGAAGCACAGACGGTCGAACTGGAGGACTACTTCGGGAAGAGACGGGTCTTCCCTCTCAGGGGCTCCTTTCTGATCGACGGAGCGCCGGTGCGGCTGGTCGCGCCGAAGCGCGCGGCGGGCGGACGAGCGCGAACCGCGTCCGGGTCGTTTCCGGCCGGTGAGGCGAAGGCTCGGGTGGCGCGCGCCTCCCGGATCTTCGTCGAGGGCCGGCACGATGCCGAACTGGTGGAGCGCGTCTGGGGCGACGATCTGCGCGTCGAAGGCGTCGTGGTGGAGCATCTGGACGGTGTGGACGATCTGGATGCGATCGTGCGCGATTTCGCGCCGGGTCGCAGCCGGCGGATCGGCGTGCTGGTCGACCACCTCGTTCCCGGATCGAAGGAGAGCCGGATCGCCGAGCAGGTCGCGCGGGGGCAGCACGGCGAGCACGTCCTGATCGCCGGGCATCCGTACATCGACATCTGGCAGGCGGTGAAGCCCGAGCGGATGGGACTGACGGCGTGGCCGAGCGTCCCGCGCTCGATCCCGTGGAAGCAGGGGATCTGCCAGACGCTCGGGATGCCGCACGCGACCCAGGCCGACATCGCACGAGCGTGGAAACGCATCCTCGGCCGAGTGCGGACATATGCGGACCTGGAACCGGACCTGCTCGGCCCAGTGGAGCGCCTCATCGACTTCGTGACCGAACCCGCTTAG
- a CDS encoding VIT1/CCC1 transporter family protein has translation MVTTSHTPSDIKRWRRYLANERAEAAVYRDLAGRREGKEREILLALAEAEGRHEQHWLDLLGDQAGRALRGDIRTRALSVLARRFGSVFVLALAQRAEARSPYATDADATAQMVADEQVHEEVVRALAARGRQRLSGTFRAAVFGANDGLVSNLAFVLGVSASGVATEIVLLTGVSGLLAGALSMGAGEYVSVRSQRELLEASTPNPATRSALPDLDVDANELTLVYRARGMSPEEATAHAHQVLSTLGAHSSPLPGPGVRDEEHEEIGTGWNAALSSFCFFASGALIPILPYLFGLTGTTAVIVASALVGLVLLGTGAIVGLLSGGSPWKGALRQLGIGFGAAAATYFLGLLFGATG, from the coding sequence ATGGTCACCACGTCCCACACCCCCTCCGACATCAAGCGCTGGCGGCGCTATCTGGCCAACGAGCGTGCGGAAGCCGCCGTCTACCGCGATCTGGCAGGACGCCGCGAGGGCAAGGAGCGCGAGATCCTGCTCGCGCTAGCCGAAGCCGAGGGCCGCCACGAGCAGCACTGGCTTGACCTGCTCGGCGACCAGGCCGGGCGGGCTCTGCGCGGTGACATCCGGACCCGGGCGCTGAGCGTCCTCGCCCGTCGGTTCGGTTCCGTCTTCGTGCTCGCGCTCGCCCAGCGGGCGGAGGCGCGCTCACCGTATGCGACGGACGCAGACGCCACCGCGCAGATGGTGGCCGACGAACAAGTACACGAGGAAGTCGTGCGCGCGCTCGCCGCTCGCGGACGGCAGCGACTGTCGGGGACATTCCGCGCGGCGGTGTTCGGAGCGAACGACGGACTCGTCAGCAATCTCGCATTCGTGCTCGGCGTGAGCGCGAGCGGCGTCGCCACAGAGATCGTGCTCCTCACCGGTGTATCGGGGCTACTCGCGGGGGCGCTGTCGATGGGCGCCGGCGAGTATGTTTCGGTGCGCTCGCAGCGGGAACTGCTGGAGGCGTCCACCCCCAATCCGGCGACCCGTTCTGCGCTGCCGGACCTGGATGTGGATGCGAACGAACTCACACTCGTCTACCGGGCTCGTGGGATGTCACCGGAGGAGGCGACCGCGCACGCGCACCAGGTGCTCAGCACCCTCGGCGCTCATTCCTCCCCCCTGCCAGGCCCGGGTGTGAGGGACGAGGAGCACGAGGAGATCGGCACCGGCTGGAACGCGGCGCTGTCGAGTTTCTGCTTCTTCGCGTCGGGTGCGCTCATCCCGATCCTGCCCTACCTCTTCGGACTCACCGGGACGACCGCCGTCATCGTCGCCTCGGCGCTCGTCGGGCTGGTGCTGCTCGGGACCGGCGCGATCGTTGGGCTGCTTTCGGGCGGATCCCCGTGGAAGGGCGCGCTGCGCCAGCTCGGCATCGGGTTCGGCGCCGCCGCCGCGACCTACTTTCTCGGTCTGCTCTTCGGCGCGACCGGGTGA